CCTCTAAATTTACTAAAGGTGATTATGTCGTCCAGGATTTAAAAGCCCAAGCAGAGCATAAAGACGGCGTTGCTATACTGATAACTCCTAGTAAAACTCTAGCAAATTATGTAAAGGATAAAGTCTCAAAAGGGTATCTGATAAAAGTTAAAAACTTAGATCAGGCTATAGATGTTGCAAATAAGATTGCACCGGAACATCTTGAACTTCTTGTCCAAAGGCCTCACAGGTTGGTTAAGAGGATAAAGAATGCAGGCGCTGTATTCTTGGGCCCTTATAGTCCGACAGCTGTGGGCGATTATATTGCCGGTCCTTCACACGTATTGCCGACTTACGGAACAGCTAGGTTTTTCTCGGGACTTTCGGTGAGAGATTTCTTAAAAACACAATCTATTATAAATTATTCTAAAAAGGCATTGGAAAAGTATTATCCTACTTTAGAGCTTCTGTCCGAGATAGAAGGCCTTAAAGAGCATTTAAACTCTGTAAAGATAAGGTTGTCATGAAATTTTTGTTTAAAAGTAAGAAAAAAAGGCGAGTCTCTAAGATTGAGAGAAAGACAAGAGAGACTAATATAAAGATAGTCTTAGATTTGGATGGAAGCGGTAAATATCATATTGATACCGGGATAGGTTTTTTAAACCATATGCTGGAACTTTTTGTTTTTCATGGCAAGTTTGATTTGAATTTAAAAGCAAAAGGGGATTTAGACGTAGATATTCACCACGTAAATGAAGATATTGGCTTAACTCTTGGCGAGGCTTTCAGGGAGGCGCTTGGAGATAAGAATCAGATAAAAAGGTTCGGATTCTACGCTCCTATGGATGAAGCACTAGTAAGAGTTGTTCTAGATATTTCAAGTAGACCTTCTCTGAATATCAAGACCGAGATTGAATTAAAAAGTCTAGATGGATATGAGTTTTTTGATTTTAAACATTTTTTAGAAGGTTTTGCTCAAAAATCCGGACTCAATCTACATGTCGATGTTTTTAAAGGAGAGAGCATGCATCATATATTCGAAGCTGTTTTTAAAGCTCTGGCGAAAGCATTGAAAGAAGCTGTTAAGATTGATCCTGATTCCAGCGGCGTACCTTCCACGAAAGGAAAACTGTAAGTGCTGTTAATACCTGCTATAGATATAAGAGATTCTAAAGTTGTACGATTAATAAAAGGGGATTTTACTCAGAGTAAGATATACTCCGATGATCCTTTAGATATTGCCTGGAATTACAAAAATTCTTTTATACCCAGAGTTCATATTGTTGATCTGGATGCAGCTTTAAAAGGAGACTCATCTAACAAAGAGCTAATAAAGAGGATTGTATCTGAGGTTGGATTAGAAGTTGAGCTTGGGGGCGGGATAAGAGACGAAGATACAATTGTAGATTATCTTAATGCGGGGATAAAGTATCTTATAGTAGGAACAAAGGCATATAGAGATCCTAGCTGGTTTAAAAAGATGTTATCTAAATATGCTCAGCACCTTATTTTGGGATTAGATCTTTCTGATCAGCAGATAAAGATATCCGGCTGGACTGAGACCATAGGCTCAGAGACAGAGAGCTTAGTCGCAGATTTTATAGATTCTGGGCTTAAGAGCTTAATTTATACTGATATATCAAGAGATGGAACTTTGGAAGGAATCAATGTAGAGTCTTTAAAAGAATTTCTGGATAGTATTAGAGGTTTAAATTTAAGTATTATAGTATCTGGTGGTGTTAAAAGTATGGAAGACGCGGTTAATCTATCAGCTGTTGAAGATCCCAGAATAGAGGGTCTCATAGTAGGTAAAGCTTTATATGAAGGTAGAATAAGTTTAGAAGATTTAAAAGGGGGATTTTATGAGTAAGAGGTCTATATTTAATGACTTAAAATTGAATCAACAAGAATTAATACCAGTAATAGTTCAGGATTATAAAAGCGGCGATGTTTTAATGATGGCTTATATGAATAGTGATTCTATTAAAAAGACGTTGGAGGATGGAAAAGCCTGCTTCTATAGCCGTTCTCGTCAGAAGCTCTGGTTAAAAGGCGAGACGTCTGGAAACTTTCAAATGGTTCGCGATGTCTATCTCGATTGTGATAACGATACTATACTGCTTAAGGTTGATCAGGTTGGGAAAGGAGCATGTCATACCGGGAATTGGAGCTGTTTCTATAAGAAAGTTGATTTAAAGAGCGGTGATTTTGAGAATGAAGATAACGCCTGATTATCCGGATTTTAAAAAATTAAGTAAAAAGGGGAACCTCATTCCTGTATATAGCGAGGTTCTCTCTGATAGGTGTACTCCTTTTTCTCTCCTTGAAAGGTTTAAAAAAGAGAACCACTCTATCTTGTTAGAATCTATAATCGGCGGAGAGCATATAGCTCGTTACTCTTTTGTGGGGGTCTCACCTGTCAAAGTAATAAAGTCTAAAGGCAATGTGATGGAGATATTATCTGAGAGTAAAAAAAAGACTATCAAGATAAAGACGGATGTTTTAGACGAAATAAAGAATGAGCTTTCACGTTACAAATATGTCTCTTTAAGGGAGTTGCCTCGCTTTTCAGGAGGTTTCGTAGGCTACCTATCTTATAATCTGGTAAGATATTTTGAAAATATTCCTCAAAATAATCCGGATAGGCTATCTCTCTACGATGTTTTTCTTATGGAGATTAGAGACCTCTATATCTTTGATCATATAAAGCAAAGATTAATACTCTTGACCCATGCATATATTGAAGAGGATGATTTAAAGAGTTCTTATGAAAAGGCTTGCATTAGATTAGAAGAGATGCATGAGGTTCTCCTTAAGAACATTAAAGCATCAAGACCTCAAGTATTAAAAAGTAATGTTAAAGAAGGAAAGTTCAATTCTAATTTCAAAAAAGAGGATTTCTTAGGCAGCATTGATGAGATTAAGAAGTATATAAAAAAAGGTGATATTATTCAAGCTGTCTTATCTCAAAGATTTGGCCGCAAGAGTAAGGTTGAAGATAGTCAGATATATAGGTGGCTTCGTTTTATCAATCCGTCGCCTTACATGTTTTATCTTCGCTGTGGAGATCATTCACTTATAGGTTCATCTCCTGAGGTTTTTGTTCGCTGTGAAGATAATATTGCAGAGCTCCGTCCTATTGCTGGTACAAGGAAGAGGGGCAGAGATGAGAGCGAAGACTTGTATCTTCAGAAAGAGCTGCTTGCTGATGAAAAAGAGAGAGCTGAGCATATTATGCTTCTTGATTTAGGTCGCAATGACTTAGGCAGAGTCTGTAAGTATGGGACTGTTAAGGTTAGAGAAGAGATGGTTATTGAAAAATATTCCCATGTCATGCATATTGTCTCTGATGTTGCAGGCAGGCTAGATAAAGGTAAGGACATGTTTGATTTAATCCGAGCTGCCTTTCCTGCTGGCACTGTTTCCGGAGCTCCTAAGATAAGGGCTATGGAGATAATAGATGAGCTTGAACCTGAGAACCGTGGTCCTTATGCCGGGTCTGTAGGTTATTTTTCTTATTCCGGCAATATGGATACCTGCATCACAATAAGGACTATTATTAAAAAGGGAGATTCTGTCTATATTCAGGCTGGAGCAGGTATTGTTGCAGATTCAGTCCCAGAGCGGGAATATCAGGAGACTATAAATAAGGCTAAGGCTTTAAATAAAGCGGTTGATTTAGCAGAAGCTGCAGGGAGCTAGAGTTAATGATAGTAATGATTGATAATTATGATTCTTTCACTTATAACCTTGTTCAGTATCTTGGTGAGTTAGGAGCAAATGTCAAAGTATTTAGGAATGATAAGGTTTCACTTGATGAGATAAAGAGAATAAAGCCCAGTCATATTGTTATATCACCTGGCCCCGGTAGGCCTGACGACGCTGGAATATCTAAAGATGTAATCCTTGAGTTTTACAAGCATGTTCCTATATTAGGTGTCTGCTTGGGGCACCAGGCTATAGCTGAGGTTTTTGGTGCTAAGATTGTTCGCGCAAAATGTCTCATGCATGGTAAAACCTCACCCATCTATCATAATGGTAAAGATCTCTTTAAAGATATTCCCAATCCATTTGAGGCAACGAGGTATCATTCGCTTATTGTTAAGCCTAGCACAGTATCTTCAGTTTTTGCAATAACAGCAGAGACAGAAGGTAAAGAGATTATGGGGATAAAGTATAAAAAATATCCGCTTTTTGGGGTTCAATTTCACCCGGAGTCTATTTTGACTTCTGCAGGTCATGATATTTTAAATAATTTTTTGAAATGTTAAGTTCGGGGTTATTCCGTTGCATTGCTCCTGCCTGATCTATATAATTGTCTTATAAAAGGAGGAATATTATGGCTAAGAAGAAGAAAAAGGACTTAAAAGACACTATGGTAGATATCTGGAAAAGCACTAGAGGTGAGTTTGATATTGTGATGGATGAAACTTCTAAGTTAATTAAGAAAGGCGAGAAGCACGTTAAAGTTTTCTCTGATAAGAGCAAGGAAACGTTAGAATTAATAAGCGCCAAGCTGAGAAGAGAGAACCTATATTACCAGCTTGGTAAAACAGCTTCATCAACAACTAAGTCTAGGTGGAACGATAGTAAGAAGATGGATAAATTACGTTCTGAAATAACTAAATTATCAAAAGAGATTAAAAGCAAAGAGCTTAAGAAGTAACTCTCTGATGCTGCATATATTGGGAATTTGTTCTTGATTCGGCTTCAATGTAAAATATTTGCTTGATTTAGCTTGTTTTTATTACTATAATCTATAAACTTTAAATGTAAATTTATGTTTGAAATAAGGAGGTATGACAATTGGCAGCAATAGGTGTTATTAAAGAACTGCTTGAAGCAGGCGTACATTTTGGGCATCCCAAGAAAAAATGGAATCCCAAGATGAAACCTTATATATACGGTCTTAAGAGAGGGATATATATTATTGATCTTGAAAAGACTGCCCAGCTTCTGCTTAAGGCTTGCGAGTTTGTTCGCGATACTGTTTCGTCGGGCGGATTTATACTTTTTGTAGGAACTAAGAGGCAGGTGCAGGATATGGTAGAAGAAGAAGCTAAGAGGTGCGGTATGTTCTATGTTAATAACCGTTGGCTGGGCGGGACATTGACCAATTTTGAAACTGTTAGAAAATCCATATCGCGGTTAAAAGATATTCAGCGCTTAAAAGAAGAAGGTAAATATGCTTTGGTTACAAAAAAAGAACAGGCAGGTTTAGATAAGGAGCTTAATAAGCTCTTGAAAAATTTAGGCGGCATTGTTGATATGGATAGGGTGCCTGATGCAATATATGTTATTGACCCTAATAGAGAGGATATAGCTGTAAAAGAAGCTAAAAAATTAAATATTCCGGTTGTAAGTATAATAGATACTAATTGCAACCCAGCGGTTGTCGATTACCTGATCCCCGGAAATGATGATGCTATTAAATCTTGCAAGCTCATAACTTCATATATTGCCAATGCCGTTATAGAGGGCAGAAGATTCCATACGGATAGTGAAAGTAAGATCAAAGAAAAAGAAGAGCATGTTGAAGTCAAAGTAGCTATAGGAGATGATGTTATAAAGGAGCTTGAAAAAAAGGTAGAGAGTAAAAGCTCTAAAGAGATAAAGAGTTCTAAGTTAAGTAGCGGTAAGGAGGATAATAAATGAGTCTCTCTCTGGAGGATATCCGCGTTTTAAGGGATAAGACAGGTGCTGGAGTAATGGATTGCAAGAATGCGCTTAATGAATCTAAATGTGATATAGATAAGGCTGTTGAAATTTTAAGGAAGAGAGGGATTAAAGTTGCAGAGAAGAAGTCTTCTCGAGATGTTAAAGATGGCATAGTAGAAGTATATATCCATGCCGGTTCTAAGTTAGGAGTTATGGTAGAATTGAGCTGTGAAACAGATTTTGTTGCCAAAAATGAAGAGTTTAAGGCTTTGGCGCATGATCTTGCTATGCAGATTGCAGCTAAAAGCCCTAGTCATATTAGCAGAGAAGAAATCTCTCAGAATGTTATCGATAAAGAGAAAGAGATCTTAAAAGCCCAGTTCAAAGATAAGCCTGACAATGTTGTTGAGAAGATATTAAATGGTAAGATAGAGGATTTTTATAAAGAGAAATGTCTTCTAGATCAAACTTACGTTAAAGAAGAAGGCGTTATAATTAAAGATTTGATAACTGATAAAATTGCTAAGTTTGGAGAGAATATAGTTGTAAGAAGGTTTGTTCGTTTTAGTGTTGGTGAATAGACTCAATAGGGGATGAATAAACCAAAATATAAAAGGGTTGTATTAAAAATAAGCGGTGAAGCCCTTCAGTCTGAGAAAGGCTATGGAATAGATTTAGCCTCCATCTCATCTATATCTGCTCAACTCATAGAAGTACATAAGCTAGGTCTTGAGATTGCTATTGTTATAGGTGGTGGCAATATTTTTAGAGGAGAGATTGCAGCTTCTGAGGGTATGGATAGGTCAACAGCTGACTATATGGGTATGCTGGCCACTGTAATTAATGGATTAGCACTGCAAGATGTACTGGAACGAGATGGTGTAGCTACTCGCGTTCAGAGCGCTATTACAATGCGCTCGCTTACGGAGCCTTATATAAGAAGACGCGCTGTGAGGCATCTCGATAAAGGCAGGATTGTTATCTTTGTCTGCGGTACAGGTAATCCTTATTTCACAACCGATACAGCTGCAGCTCTTCGGGCTATGGAGATAGGGGCTGATGCGATTTTAAAAGGAACAAAAGTGAACGGAGTTTATGATTCTGATCCTATGAAAAATAAATCTGCTAAGATGTTCAAAGAGTTGAAGTATATCGATGTTTTAAATAAAAATCTTAAAGTTATGGATGCAACTGCTATTACGCTTTGTATGGACAAGAAATTGCCGATTATAGTCTTTAATTTATTTAAGAATGGTAATCTAAAGAAGGTTATAACAGGAGCTGAGATAGGCACTGTTGTCAAAGGCTAAAGGAGTGTTATTATGGAATTAAAAGATGTTCATAGAGATGTAGACCATAAAATGGACAAGACCATAGAGGCTTTAAAGGCGGAATTTACCGCTCTGCGCACTTCTCGGGCGACACCTGCATTGGTTGAAAATATAAAGGTAGAGTGTTATGGTTCTATCCTACCTTTAAAGCAGGTTGCGTCTATTTCGATACCAGAATCAAGGATGATTTTAATCCAACCCTGGGATGTCAATGCTATATCAGATATAGAAAAAGCATTTTTGAAATCTGACCTTGGAATAACACCCAACAATGATGGTAAAGTAATAAGACTAGTCTTGCCTTCTTTAACAGAAGAGAGAAGGCGGGAGTTGGTAAAGTTTGCAAGTAAGATTGCAGAGGATAGTAAGATTGCAGTGCGCAATGTAAGGCGTGAATCCAACGAAGGGATAAAGAAGCTGGAAAAAGATTCTAAGATTACTGAAGACGAGAGGTTTAAAGCCCAAGAAGATATACAGCATGTTACAGATGAACACATAAAAAAGATAGGGCAGATATTAGAAGCTAAAGAGAAAGAGATTCTTGAGGTTTAACAGACACTTCTTTACCGAAAAAAGATTCCTATCTATTGTGATTTAGAGTTTTTTATTGATAAAAGTAGTTATTTGTGAGATAAAGCATAAATTATTTAGATTTATGAGCCGCTAGCTCAGTTGGCAGAGCACCGCCCTTTTAAGGCGGGTGTCCGGAGTTCGAGCCTCCGGCGGCTCATCTTTTACTACAATGAGAAAGTACTATAAATTGATTCCTCATACAGCTGATATCGCTATGGTTGTGGAAGCTAAATCCCTAGAAAAACTTTACTCTAATTCTGCTCTGGCACTATTTGATATTTTGCTAGGAGTTGATAATATAAAGCAGTGCATGGAAAAAGAGTTATTGATAGGAGGTGTAGATAGAGATGATCTCTTGATAAGATTTCTAAATGAACTGATCTACCTTCTCTCAGTAGAGAAAATTGCATTTTCAGACTTTAAAATAACTAAATTACAGGATAGAGAGTTGAGTTGCATAGCAAAAGGAGAGAGGCTTAATTCTTTAGAAGGGATAAAGAATGAGATTAAAGCAGCTACTTATTGTGATTTTAAAATAGAGGAAGATGAGGATGGCTATAAAGCAAGAATAATATTCGATGTTTAACTATGCTAAGAATAAAATCTAAAAAAAGTAAGATCAAAAGCAATGATTCTTTTAGGGTGTCTATTAAGGGTACTGTTGCTGGATCTGGATTTAAAAGTTTTATTAAGCGTGCTGCAGAGCGTAGAAATATTAAAGGTGTTTTAAATGATGAGTCTTATGGTATTTTAATGAGTGTAGAGGGAGATAAAGATAAGATATATGATCTTGTTGCTAAGATATACGAAGATAAACCTCACTCTGCAACTATTGATTCTATAGATGTTGATCAGATTGAATATGTTGGTTATGAAGATTTTAAAATTCCAGATATTGATCTTAAAAAAGTAGAGCATTCTTTAGCTTTTTCAGATATTGCAATATGTCCCGATTGTGTAGAAGAGTTGTTTAATCAAAAGGATAGAAGGTATTTTTATCCTTTTATAAGCTGCAGTCATTGTGGTTTGCGTTCATCTATTTTAAATGCCCTTCCTTATGAGAGAAATAATACAACGATGGGTCAATTTGAACTCTGCCCGAAATGTCTTAAGGAGTATCAGGAGTCAAATGATAGAAGGTTTAATAATCATATTAACTCTTGTTGGGATTGTGGTCCAAAATTAAGATTGCAACATAGAGATTCCTCTAGAGAATATAATTACGAGAAGAGAGAGGCATTGGATAAGGCTATAGATTTATTGAAAAAAGGAACTATTCTTGTTTTTAAAGATTCGTCAGGGTATAAGATTTGTTCTAGTCTTTTTTCTGATAATGCTAGTGGAATCATTGAGGACAATCTTAAAGATATAGAGTCATATTTATTGGTTAAAGGAATAAAGATGGTTGAAGAGTATGCTAGGGTAAATGAAAAAGAGAGGGAGCTGTTGCTCTCTCATCGCAGACCGAAGATGGTTTTAAGACTATTGGAAGATGCTAAAATTCCAAAATCTATAAGAAATGAGAAAAAATATTTTAAATTTCAGCTTCCTTATTCAGGTTTTAATTATACGGTTTTTAAAAATATTGATTTTCCATTATTAGTCAAAGATTGTGAATGTTTAGTAATAGAAGATATCGATCCGATTCTTATAGGTGCTTCTTGGGCTCT
The genomic region above belongs to Candidatus Kaelpia aquatica and contains:
- the hisB gene encoding imidazoleglycerol-phosphate dehydratase HisB, with amino-acid sequence MKFLFKSKKKRRVSKIERKTRETNIKIVLDLDGSGKYHIDTGIGFLNHMLELFVFHGKFDLNLKAKGDLDVDIHHVNEDIGLTLGEAFREALGDKNQIKRFGFYAPMDEALVRVVLDISSRPSLNIKTEIELKSLDGYEFFDFKHFLEGFAQKSGLNLHVDVFKGESMHHIFEAVFKALAKALKEAVKIDPDSSGVPSTKGKL
- the hisA gene encoding 1-(5-phosphoribosyl)-5-[(5-phosphoribosylamino)methylideneamino]imidazole-4-carboxamide isomerase, whose translation is MLLIPAIDIRDSKVVRLIKGDFTQSKIYSDDPLDIAWNYKNSFIPRVHIVDLDAALKGDSSNKELIKRIVSEVGLEVELGGGIRDEDTIVDYLNAGIKYLIVGTKAYRDPSWFKKMLSKYAQHLILGLDLSDQQIKISGWTETIGSETESLVADFIDSGLKSLIYTDISRDGTLEGINVESLKEFLDSIRGLNLSIIVSGGVKSMEDAVNLSAVEDPRIEGLIVGKALYEGRISLEDLKGGFYE
- the hisI gene encoding phosphoribosyl-AMP cyclohydrolase, with product MSKRSIFNDLKLNQQELIPVIVQDYKSGDVLMMAYMNSDSIKKTLEDGKACFYSRSRQKLWLKGETSGNFQMVRDVYLDCDNDTILLKVDQVGKGACHTGNWSCFYKKVDLKSGDFENEDNA
- the trpE gene encoding anthranilate synthase component I; the encoded protein is MKITPDYPDFKKLSKKGNLIPVYSEVLSDRCTPFSLLERFKKENHSILLESIIGGEHIARYSFVGVSPVKVIKSKGNVMEILSESKKKTIKIKTDVLDEIKNELSRYKYVSLRELPRFSGGFVGYLSYNLVRYFENIPQNNPDRLSLYDVFLMEIRDLYIFDHIKQRLILLTHAYIEEDDLKSSYEKACIRLEEMHEVLLKNIKASRPQVLKSNVKEGKFNSNFKKEDFLGSIDEIKKYIKKGDIIQAVLSQRFGRKSKVEDSQIYRWLRFINPSPYMFYLRCGDHSLIGSSPEVFVRCEDNIAELRPIAGTRKRGRDESEDLYLQKELLADEKERAEHIMLLDLGRNDLGRVCKYGTVKVREEMVIEKYSHVMHIVSDVAGRLDKGKDMFDLIRAAFPAGTVSGAPKIRAMEIIDELEPENRGPYAGSVGYFSYSGNMDTCITIRTIIKKGDSVYIQAGAGIVADSVPEREYQETINKAKALNKAVDLAEAAGS
- a CDS encoding aminodeoxychorismate/anthranilate synthase component II, whose protein sequence is MIVMIDNYDSFTYNLVQYLGELGANVKVFRNDKVSLDEIKRIKPSHIVISPGPGRPDDAGISKDVILEFYKHVPILGVCLGHQAIAEVFGAKIVRAKCLMHGKTSPIYHNGKDLFKDIPNPFEATRYHSLIVKPSTVSSVFAITAETEGKEIMGIKYKKYPLFGVQFHPESILTSAGHDILNNFLKC
- the rpsB gene encoding 30S ribosomal protein S2, giving the protein MAAIGVIKELLEAGVHFGHPKKKWNPKMKPYIYGLKRGIYIIDLEKTAQLLLKACEFVRDTVSSGGFILFVGTKRQVQDMVEEEAKRCGMFYVNNRWLGGTLTNFETVRKSISRLKDIQRLKEEGKYALVTKKEQAGLDKELNKLLKNLGGIVDMDRVPDAIYVIDPNREDIAVKEAKKLNIPVVSIIDTNCNPAVVDYLIPGNDDAIKSCKLITSYIANAVIEGRRFHTDSESKIKEKEEHVEVKVAIGDDVIKELEKKVESKSSKEIKSSKLSSGKEDNK
- the tsf gene encoding translation elongation factor Ts; this encodes MSLSLEDIRVLRDKTGAGVMDCKNALNESKCDIDKAVEILRKRGIKVAEKKSSRDVKDGIVEVYIHAGSKLGVMVELSCETDFVAKNEEFKALAHDLAMQIAAKSPSHISREEISQNVIDKEKEILKAQFKDKPDNVVEKILNGKIEDFYKEKCLLDQTYVKEEGVIIKDLITDKIAKFGENIVVRRFVRFSVGE
- the pyrH gene encoding UMP kinase, with the translated sequence MNKPKYKRVVLKISGEALQSEKGYGIDLASISSISAQLIEVHKLGLEIAIVIGGGNIFRGEIAASEGMDRSTADYMGMLATVINGLALQDVLERDGVATRVQSAITMRSLTEPYIRRRAVRHLDKGRIVIFVCGTGNPYFTTDTAAALRAMEIGADAILKGTKVNGVYDSDPMKNKSAKMFKELKYIDVLNKNLKVMDATAITLCMDKKLPIIVFNLFKNGNLKKVITGAEIGTVVKG
- the frr gene encoding ribosome recycling factor, which produces MELKDVHRDVDHKMDKTIEALKAEFTALRTSRATPALVENIKVECYGSILPLKQVASISIPESRMILIQPWDVNAISDIEKAFLKSDLGITPNNDGKVIRLVLPSLTEERRRELVKFASKIAEDSKIAVRNVRRESNEGIKKLEKDSKITEDERFKAQEDIQHVTDEHIKKIGQILEAKEKEILEV
- a CDS encoding archease encodes the protein MRKYYKLIPHTADIAMVVEAKSLEKLYSNSALALFDILLGVDNIKQCMEKELLIGGVDRDDLLIRFLNELIYLLSVEKIAFSDFKITKLQDRELSCIAKGERLNSLEGIKNEIKAATYCDFKIEEDEDGYKARIIFDV
- a CDS encoding acylphosphatase; this encodes MLRIKSKKSKIKSNDSFRVSIKGTVAGSGFKSFIKRAAERRNIKGVLNDESYGILMSVEGDKDKIYDLVAKIYEDKPHSATIDSIDVDQIEYVGYEDFKIPDIDLKKVEHSLAFSDIAICPDCVEELFNQKDRRYFYPFISCSHCGLRSSILNALPYERNNTTMGQFELCPKCLKEYQESNDRRFNNHINSCWDCGPKLRLQHRDSSREYNYEKREALDKAIDLLKKGTILVFKDSSGYKICSSLFSDNASGIIEDNLKDIESYLLVKGIKMVEEYARVNEKERELLLSHRRPKMVLRLLEDAKIPKSIRNEKKYFKFQLPYSGFNYTVFKNIDFPLLVKDCECLVIEDIDPILIGASWALLSHDREAGVYSGESEARVFTSRDGSLSKDLIIRRSKGYIPDSLIFEYQVSSSILALGGSRDSSFTLAKDNKFYISPYLGDLSKKSNQINYKRVLNHYLELFKIEPSVIVVGKKEDSFLSGLTEELSKSLNTRVIEMENNHARVVSTMLENNLDEDVIGFALNNELSSKGIFDFEFSLTSLFSSKILGYFESLGDLTKIYNSYSVESEWLGQVKDEFCKESYPIDIREVGNQLVILSSLILDSAIADMKRAIPQSRIIAKLYNSIVEGVYKVSLRLRRRLKINKISLAGDMLENVFFLTNLYERLKSKDFEVYISGSIPTNDSSISLGQIIVADSIIKEEIKSHRDS